Genomic window (Deltaproteobacteria bacterium):
AAGCCCCGCACAAGGGCCGCCACGCTGCGAGAGGCGCCGGAGGCGTCTACCACGAGGAGCACCGGCAGGGAGAGCAGCTTTGCAAGCCGCGCCGTCGAGCCTTCCTCGCCGCCGCCGCGGCCGTCGAAGAGCCCCATCACCCCCTCAACGACGCCTATCCCTCCCCCCGCCGTCCCGGCGCGGAAGGTCGCTGCCGCGCCGTCGTCGCCCATCATCCAGGTGTCGAGGTTGTGGGAGGGCTCGCCGCAGACCGCCCGGTGTATGAGGGGGTCTATGTAGTCGGGTCCGACCTTGAAGGGCCGCACCGAAAGACCGCGACGGCGCAGCGCCGCCATGAGGGCGAGCGCCACGGTCGTCTTGCCGGTCCCGCTCGCCGCCGCCGCAACGACGAAGGCCGGCGCACCGGCTCCATCCCCGCCAGGTGCCACGGCTCAGTAAAGGACCGTGGGAGCCAACCGCTGGTTGGGTCCGCCGTTTAGGAGTTTCACCACCTGCACGCCGTCGTCGAATACGTCTATCACGTTGAGACAGCCGTAGTCCTGCTCGATCCTGAAGAAGTTCTCAAGCCCCAGGCCCATGGCCTCGCAGAGTATGAGGCGGTTAACGCCGCCGTGGAGTACGAGGCAGACGTCGCCGCCGCGGTGGCTCTCGATGATGCGCTCCATCACGGGCACGACCCTCTTCTTAAGGTCCACGAGGCTCTCGCCGCCCTCGATCCTGCCTGTTGCCAGGTCGCGGAAGGAGAAATCCGCGTCCTCGGGATAGCGGACCATGGCCTCGCTCCTCGTGAGCCCCTCCCAGCGGCCCAGGTGGAGCTCGCGCAGCTCACGGAAGGCCACGGGCTCGAGCCCCACGGCCCGCCCCAAGATGTCGGCGCCCCGCCTCGACCTCGCAAGGTCGCTGCAGTAGAGACCGTCGAGGCTCAAGCC
Coding sequences:
- a CDS encoding histidine phosphatase family protein, with amino-acid sequence MERTRLYIARHGQVVNHHELRYNGHTDVDITAEGAAQMERLAGFFSGLSLDGLYCSDLARSRRGADILGRAVGLEPVAFRELRELHLGRWEGLTRSEAMVRYPEDADFSFRDLATGRIEGGESLVDLKKRVVPVMERIIESHRGGDVCLVLHGGVNRLILCEAMGLGLENFFRIEQDYGCLNVIDVFDDGVQVVKLLNGGPNQRLAPTVLY